The genomic window TCGTCGCTTGGGGTAAAACTGCTTGGTCCCCTTTACCCGCGTTTACACAGATTGGGGCCCGTGGATTGGCACTTTCCTAGCACCCAAGACAGTCCTCATCCAGTCGGGCGAGGTCGATCCGAAGGACTTCTTCTtgaagaaggaagcgaaaTTCTTCCGTAAGGTCTGCCTTACGGATAGGCAAGGCTCGCAAATCATCCTCAGCGCTGGAGCAATCAACACGGCAGTTATCCTCTTCAAATCTGGTAAGCGTTTTCGAATGAGAAGGACTGCCTCGTTCATCCCTGTGAAAGTGCGGTAACCTGTGTCATTGATCTCGGCAGTTTTGTGCCCGTTTCCTGCCTTCCAGCACTCGTCGTGTTTTCTTCTGAACACCGTGCCACGGTTGTTCGGATGCTCTCGTTACCTCAGGAATTGGCCCGATTCCACAGCTGAAAAAAATCAAGGCGCCTGTGATCGTGGAACACCCCTACTTAGGTGAGCAGTCTTCAGTGTTCATTTGCCGCGCGGTGGCTTTGCCTCAGCATATCTGTAGCATCCGCCCTGCTACTAGAAATCTGCTCTCTACTGCGTGTATGCTCCGGCTACCGACGTGGCTCGTTCGCAATGAAGCGGGACCCAAGGTAGTGCCCTGGAAGGCTTCGGAGGGTGAACGAGGCCTTATCCttgccgcagacgaggcacaCGGGGGACGGTGAAAGCCAGACGGTCCTGCttctcccctcccctccctctgTTGCACAGTTGGCCTCCTCGCACTTCATTCCGTGTCTCTTGTGTTTCGTTCCACCAGGGCAACGCTTCAGCGATCGGGTGTTTATCCCGGTGAGCGCATTTTCGAAGCACTACGCGGACGAGTTGACACCTGTCCCGTTCGCTCCCATCAGGCGTCTGTCGAACTTGGATCCGCTTGCGTCCAAGGCTACGACGCCGAGAGTTTGGGGTCGCAGAGACAAGAACGCGGCCAACAAAGGCGAACCAGATGGGAACAGGCGCAACGAGGACGCAAAGTCAGGCAGCCGGAAAGAGCGAAGGCATAACAAGGGCGCCTTAGCTACTCTGAGTGGGCAAAGCAATGTGGCCGATGAGGCTGAGAAGGAATCAGCTCGTGCGGGCGTCGTTCGAACGGAGGGCGGAATCTCCGCCTTGGCACTCGCAGAAACGGAAGAGAGGCTGCCCCCTGCGGCCACCGAGTCCGATGCCGAGGATACCACGACAGGCACGACGCCAGCTCGCATTTTCCTCGCAGACCTGCAGAAGCCCATCCCTCCGGAACTCTCGGGCAAATACCTCGACGTGTACCTCCCTGAGAAAGGGGAACTCGATCCGCCGCGCGTATGCCAAGGCATGGGTATCAAAAGAGGAGGCCCACCTCATGGATGCGACAAGGAGAATTACAGGTCAGACTGCTATCCCAatcgctgctgcttcgcgggCCTATTGCGCCATGTGGAGAAAAAAAACGGCGGGTGAATGGTCGGCCGACGGAGGACGCTGCACCGCGTTCCCTATTCGTCACTCTTGTGCGCAGCTTACCTTACTTTACCCCACCGCAATAAGCAATCTCTCGTTGTGCGCTCTGCAGCATCGGCCGCCGAACGTTGAGCTGTTCTCTAATGGTCGCGGAAGAGATGTCCGGAGGCCGGGCTCAGGAAGGCATCATTTATGCCTCGCGCTTCATCTTCCCGCCCCTGTTCCGCAATGACCCTCTGGTGGACGTGATCTTCGAGATTCTTCAGTCTTGCTCCGAATACCGCGCGCCGTTCGGTGTCGCAGCCTTCAAACCCATGTGCGCCATAGTTGCACCCATCGTAAAGTGCTTCCGGTAAGCCGCACTCCTGCaaaaaaaacgcgcacaACGCGTCTGGAGGAGAAGCATCTAAACGTTTTGGCAGTGCAAAGTACAATCGGGGCGACTGCATGCGTCAGGAGTTTCCCCAAATGAAGACATGTCTCGGCCACATCAGTTGGCCACCTTCCTCGTGCGTGGTAATGAATGCAACCCCACTCGGTGATTTCAATTGGCAGTGAACGTCTGTGCTCTGTTCTGCATTGTCCGGCCAATGGGACATAGCACACGCATTCGCCACGCCCTGTTGCTGGTATGTTCAGAAAATCTCTGGCGACGTTCTACTTCACAGCCGAGCCCAAATCACGAGGAACGGTTCGTCTGTCTGCCAATGGAATGGTCGATATCAACGGCAACTACCTGAAGGATGAGCATGACCTCTTCGACGCTGTCCGCGGAGTGTCCAACTTGATCACTGCCATGAACGGCGACGCGTACAGGTAAGTCGAAAGCTCATGCGGCGTCATCCAGTCGTCTTCTACTGAAGGCTCCGCCGAGGCCAGAATTTATCGGACATACGCGTTCACGACAAACCCCTGCATGATGCATGTACGCGGTGACAAAAAGAAGACGCTCAGCCTCGCACGAAGGCAGCGCAGAGCTTTTCGAGTCCCCAGCGTTTTTCTCAACAGAAGCGGTGCGCGTCAGAACGACTGACAAAATCCACACTTCTGAACCCGAGCGCCTCGGCTCGCCCATGTTCTGTAGCTTCTGCACCCGTAGCCGCCTACCTGACGTCGATGGCGTCCGCAGGAGGTTTTCTGTAAGTCGGGATCCTGCGACGTGTCTCTCTAGTGTGATGATTAGGGTAACGCTGAACCGTGAACATACGGTCGGAACCGGCACGCGCGTccagccgctgctggcgaaACTGCAGACGGAGAAAACGGAACGGACGGCTGTGCACGTGAACCTTGCAATCCACGCTTGTGCTGGAGGCTATAAAACGGatccctgccgccgccactGCCCCTGCGGCCTGAGTTTTGGGTGGGGAAGCTTTCTGAAACAGCGCCTACTTTCGCGTGCTCCGTGTTTTCCTGTTCTGTCCACTTGCAGGGGTGTCCTTCAGCCCGCAGGGTCTTTTTCGTGCCCGGTGACTGTCCTCAACGGATTGCTCGACCTCATTCTAACTGTCGCCAGCACGACGTCTCTCTTTGTGACAAAGCCCGGAAACCTTCCTCTGGTAAGcggcgagagaaggagagcggcAGCAAGACCAGCGCGCGATTTCTAGACGTGGGCCCTGTGGCCACGCAGCTGGTAGGGCTGTTGTATACTCCATGGCGCGCTTGGGGACAGTCAACGTTCCCGAACGCCGGTCATCGAGTGCAGGTGCGGTAAGGTATCAGGGAAGGATCTCTGTTCAAGGTGAAGCGCTGCTTGAACACAGCGTgtgcgctgcctcgcgtaCCTCATCTGCTGCCGTCTTACGTCTTCAGGGTCTTGTCTTTCACAAGTACGTAGagctcgctcgccctcccgcGACTATGCATGGACCAGCACGCTCAGCGGGTTTCTGTCGATGCTGAATTGACATTCCCCTGCGCTCCTGCAACTGATGCGCGGCCAGAAGAAAGCCGACTGCATACTCGCTCAGCATCTCGTGAGTCATGCTTTCTCCGCAGATACAAAAGTACCTGCAAGACCTGCTTCCCACGaccagccgccgccttcgtcgcttGGTGGCCATTGGTGAGGACGTCAAGCCGCGTCGTCTAGAAACAACGGACCTTGGCGACTTTGAGGAACCGGGAGACTATCACCAGGACGGCATGAATGAGCCAAACACATTCATCATGGAAGACTACAGCGAACACGTCATCACCGATGTCGACGAAAAGAAGATGGAGGAGCTCGGCATCAAGCGCAAGCTAGAAGAGGTGAGTGGAAACCGCTGTGGCTCACGAGTATGCATCtgggagggagaaggcgtcATTGTCGGCTACGTCGCAGCCAATTCCAGCCTCCCTACACAGAGCTGGCCACCTACGCGCCCGTGGTCCATTTTCAGGCCAGCCGCAGTAGAAACATCGATAGAAGCCATGGAAGCCGTAGCGCCGTATACCTATTGTGGTTATAGACCCAGATGGGCACCCTGTATTAGTATAACAAAGATAGTCATGTTAATCTGGTAACCTTCTAGGTGTAACGTTGAATCGTAGGATTTGCGCTACCCATGCTCTTCTCCATGGTCCCTGACCTTTCTGTGGTTCGCGATGCGATTCACCTCGACAGGCCGGCTTCGACTTCGAAGAGTACAGGAAGCACCTAGACCCCAGTGCGGAGGAGGACAAGGATTCAGTCATCTCGGAGACTGCCAACTGGTTCGTGTCccgccgtctgcagcagcagatggAAGAGGATCTCCACCTCaccgaagaggagaagcagaccGCGCGTCGCTTAATGgacctgcagcgcgagcgcgacgggcAGACTGGCGTCCCTTCGGGACTCCCCGCAGACATCGAGCGCGAAGACACCGCCTCGACGGCTCCTGCTTTCGAGCTGTCTGCAGATGAACTGGCTGAGGCGAAAGCGGCTTGCCGCAAACCATGCAGCGAGGAGGGAAACGAGAGTTGCGCGGCTGCTGACGTGTGCTGCGCAGCGTTCAACAACACGCTGTGCATTCGCACAGAGGAGACCGTTGCACTCGAGCGGCGCTTGCGAGAGGAGCTGAGCCAGAAGAATGGGGCGACTACCAGTGCTCCCTCTCGACAGGCTCGACGCGTGGACGAAGGGTACTCCGCGGAAAAGACTGCTGTGCAGCCCGAAATGTTCCTCGGCGCTTTGCCATCGGGCCTGCCCGAACTGCTCAACTTCACTCCGTCTCCACAGAAGAGCCCGCCCCATCCACTCCTCTACGACAAACCGCCGCCTCATGACTTCCCCACTTACCTCAATCCAGCCAAGCCTGATGGTTTCCCAGATTCATCGATGTTCCCCGTcgccccgccgccaggcACACCTCCTCTCGATATTCTCCCGACTCCCAACAAGCAGTGGGCCGCCACATATCCACCCCGACTTCCAAGTGAGCGACTCGCGTCAGCGCATAGGGAAGGCTGCATCTGCCGCGACCGCAGACTGCGCGGCGAGTAGCCGCCGCTACCGATGACTCGAGCTCCGATTTCCATCCTCGGTCAAAACGCAGAGGTCGGCAACCAGTCTCGCCTCTTGTCCACGACGCTCCACAAGCGACAGATACTCCAAGAGGCCGAGACGTGTAGACAAACACCCTCACGCGGAACGGTTAGCCAGCGATACGGTCCCGCTGATCTCCGTGCGGTGCCCGGAAGCTGGAGTTGCACAGCATGCCTGTACGAGCGCCTGCCGGGCTCGCAAGAACTGTCGCCTCAGACGGGCTCCCGGTTTTTACTTATTACAATGTCATTTGCTACTTTTTGGTGCTGCTGCCTTTTTGCCCAGATCCCTACAAGCCCAAAGAACTGGCCAAGTACGCGCTCACGTACATGTCGAGTGTATGGCATCACTGCAACACCACCCCGATGGGCGAGGTTGTCAACACGGACTTCGAGGTCATCGGCACTCGGGGGCTTTCTGTAATCGACGCCTCCGTAATGAATCAGCTGACCCGACTGAATCCTCTTGCCACCCTTATCATGTTCGGCATGTAAGTTGAAGACGGCGCCTCCATCGAGAAATTAATCGACTCACGTGGAGGACGAGCGTAGGACTTCGACAGCAAAGACAAACCAATGCATGCTTACGTATTGTATGCGGGACAGGCtagaaggggggggggctgctgACGCCGTAGACCGACGTTTGCCGCGCAATCCACACAGTCCGCAGGACCAGAAACGAAACCGCCGTGAGGATGTCGCACTTCCAGCTTATTTCTGTCTGTTCTGATTCGCAGCTACGGCGCCATGAAGAAACTGAAGAAAGCTGGCGTACGCGACGTTATGCCTCCCGCGCATCCCGAATACTGAAGGGTTCGACGGCCCTAAGCACACGGAATTCCCGCGCCTCCATCAACATCGACGGTCCGTTAGAGGATCTCCGCTTGTGGTTAAAACTCTCATAAAGAGCGCTTTGCCCACGTTGTTATTACGACGTTTCGTCTTCCCccgcgtctgtcgcgcggcagcggcgtcaTCTGCCTCCAGGTTTACGCTGGGAAAAGCACGGAAGTGCCTTGGGCGCCCGTATCGGCGATTGGCAAGGATGCCAAGCGCGCTCATTCAGCTTTGTTTTGTGAAAGCGCGTTTCTATTTTTCCCTGGATCTTTAGGTCCCGTTATACACAAGGTCTGGTTCTAAATGTGTGCACATCGCCGCCACCCCGTGCGGCCGTCAAAGAGTGGCCGAGCGGCACCAGGTCGCCACGCCTCGTTGTCCTCTGGAATTCCCGTCTTTTTACACAACAGAGTCCGAGCGAACAGCGAGTGACACGTGCCACACCTTGCACAGGCAACGTTGTGCTGTTCTGAGTTGTGTTCGTGTGTCATGCCTACAAAAGGTCGCTGGCGGAGACTTGCCCTCCACgtgagagaagacgagacgtTCTGCTCGAGTTTTTCCCAGCAAGCACATCTCGTGATCTTAAATGACGACCTAATATGACATGTGCACTTTGGCACACATTGTGAAGCCCGCACAGGGGCCAGCTAACCGAATCACCCACGACAGATTCTCGGCTCATGTGAATCTCCTGCTGCTCGTCTATCCCTCTCTCAAACTGCGTTCAGAGAGACAGTGCGTGACCATGCAGCTCTTTGCATGAATCCTTGGGTGCGACTCTGAGGCGGCTCATCCGGAAGCACCCGGGGGTACCACTGGCGTGTTGGAAAGCAGCatgctgccgccgtcgcactAGCAAGTGGAGGCGCTGACTGCGATGCATATTCTTACAAGCTCACCCTGTGAATCATTATTTTTTGTCGGCAAATCACCGAATGCTACATACCGGAAAACAACCAAGCTACGTTCTGAAGATCGGTACCTACGACGGGCCGCAGCACGTTTTAGTGAAGCAAAACAGACAtgttcctcgtcgccgctgcccacGCCAACAGAGTCGTACTGCCCATAGGACAGATTCAAACAATCTCCTGAGCCTTAGACGCCTTGCTGGAGCGCGATAGCTGGCTTGAAGTCGACACATCCGAAGCGTCACTACTATGTACTTCTAGCCCTTATCTAACGCTCAGTCCGCCGAGCATTCCGCCGCCACTGTGAAGCGTCCGGGCAGCACGAGAGCCACAACTCGTTTCCCAGTCGTCTTGCGAAAACTGTCGAGTGTAGGCCATCCCCTGTGCGGACACCGTTCGTTCATATGCGCATGGGTGCATATTCGTCTGTACGTGTAGGAGGACAGTGGCGCATTCTTGCGATGGTGTGCCGACCTATACAAATATATGGCTTGAAATATTCTGGCAAATATATAAACCAGCGTGCCCACGCAACAGTAAAGTTCATAATACTCTAAATGGatacatgtgtatgtatatacaggGATACTGAAACGCACATGCGTGTCCGCACCAGGTGGCGCAGTCAGAAACAAACGAAAGACAAGAGCCCGGCTGCGGCTGAAGCAGATCTTTCCCGAGCGAAAATGGCAGGTAAATGGCAATTCAGGCAAGCAAAAACTAGCTGCAGTTGTGTATCATGGACAAGGATTTCCCATAACAGCGAGTGACATTCATGACGAGGCGCCCAACGATCCCAAATCGAACATGTGCTCAGCTTCCGAGTGGCTTTGCACGATAAAACACAGATCACTGTGTCTACCGCCACCGGAATATCACCATCCACCCCAGACAGGAGTAGGGTGCGGAAGCAACGCCTGTTTTACGGTGCCCAGCGCTGCCGACACGACTACGTTCTCCGCGGGGGAGCTCCAAACCGACAGAGCTGCGATACGAGCAACCACAGGATTCCCCGCCCGACTGCCCGGTATCACAAGATGCTGTCCATTCTCAACTCGAGTTTTCTACTCACTGTCGTTTCgacgcgcgtctcccgcgtcgcccgtctCGAAAGAGCGGGCTTTTCTGTGCTCTCGAGCTGCAAACAGATGCACATCAGCCACATTTTCGCGTAGGCATGGGCGGAGGTACGAAGCGAGGACGGCCGTTCAAACTCCTGGGTAGAGGCGTGGACCCAAATGCTCTCGAAAAACTCCGCGCAAGTCCTTGCATGAAGGTGCAGCGCTTTTCGGGCACGCGCAGACCAATAGATATACCGGCCCACCCGCCGAATGTATGCGCaggcatatacatatacatatatccatatatatatatatatatgtatggaAGATAGACGGGTGCCCCATAAGCTCAGAGTTTCACTAGGGAGGCAGTTCGAAACGCGACTCTATCGCATTGCACCCGCAGGGCACAGAGGGAGGTCTGCAACCCGCCAGTTGCTCGAGCAGCGGGCAGTCCCGCCCCTCAAGACGCAGGCTACGCGACACAGACTCTTTTCTGTAGTGAAGGGCGATCGAGCGAAAACCAGGCATTCTTATACGCTGAGACCAATTCTAGCCAGTGCGATGTGGTGCATCTCTACGCCTGGCGCTTTGGCTGACCTAAGGCTAAGATGAGGCTTACCCAGAGCGAACCGAGCGTGAGACAGCGCCCCTCTCAGTGGCTGTAAACAAGAGCAAAGCACAAGGGCCGCATAATCAACAACAGCTATGACCACACACATCTCGTCTTCCAGAAGCACGTCTTGCTGGAGGCGGCACACGGACTCGTCCTGTGCGTCCTGTGCTCCCTGCACGAATCCTTTGGCAACCGCCGCGAgtggagaggccgcgaggcgtgTGCATCGACAGCTACCGAGGAGACCTCCGGATCAACCAAATGACAGAGCAAGGACGCGCGTGAAAAATTCGAATCAGCTGCAAATCCCGCAGCTCATCTCTCGTCCCACGAGACCTCCTGCGCTCGTCTCCAAGTCGCCCTCCACCGGCCCTCCCGtaccccccctcccccccaggCCTCCGGTCCAGTGAGGACAGCCCTGCCTGCCTTTCGTTCTCGAGAGCGCTGCAGGGATTCTTCCCCTGCGGCCAAGCAGAAATCAAACCCTTTGCGCTCGTCCCGACGTGTCTCGCACCCTCTTTCCAAACAGGTATAGGGGAGGCGTTGAGCGTTTAGAGCGGACGACGACAGGCGCTGCACAAAACGACCCCAAGAaggagcggctgcgcccTGCGGCACTTACGCCCAGCACGTCTTTGCGGCCTTCCTtctttgcatgcgcacagACTCTCCGGCACATGTCGTACAAGGCCACATCGCTCCGTTCGGGGTAGAGCTCCTGCAGATGCAGATAATCAAACACATGCAGCGCTCCCAACCTCAATCTGACACGTCGttccgcgccgagcgcgacccGACACCTCACTCCGCAATCTCATCCGAATCTCTCTGGGGACTGCCTTCGTTCGCCCtggccgccgacgaggctgCGAGGTGTTGTGGTGTGCGCAACTCCTTGCATACAGACACTCGAAACTGCACTCGGTGTTTCTCCCAGGTTCACGCATCACCATAACGAAGCGCCAGAAACACAGCTGCACACACGTGCCCTCACGCAAGCAAACTCGCTCTGTGAGACGTAGTCGCGCCAGGGACATGGCCAGACTGCAGCCTCCTATTGGAGCACCTGGCGCGGATACCGATTTTCTGTGAACGCCCGTACCTTCAGGCGCGCGTGCAAGTTTGCGAAGACGATATCGTGAGGCTGCAGAGCCCTCAGCTGCTTTTCCTGTTCCTTCCAAAGCTCCACGTAGTCCTCCCTtgccttctcgtccttcAGGGCAAACGAGCGAAACTGCAAAGATCAGAGACGACCCGCACGAGCCGCGGAGCTTGGTCGGCGAGAACAGATGCCCGACCCCCCTTTCATATGTTTGAATATGTGTTTGAGAGCAAATTTCCATCTCTGGCGCCCTGCGCAAAAAATGCATGCAGTGGATCGGCACCGTTGTACATGTAAAGTTGGGTAGCTAAATCTGCATCTTGACGTGGACACAGGCGGCGACCCGCTTTCTCCGCACACAGGCAACATATTCAGCGCAGCAACATACACACATCCACACACTGTCTCAAGAGCGATCCGCTGTGACGTGCAGAGCTGGGAAAAAGGCGCACACGCTGCTGTATGGCTTTACATAGCAACAATTTTTGATATTTGGACTGCAGCGCTGCACAGAAAGTGAAATCGGCGAGTGGGCACGCGAGTTTGCAGACTTGAGAGAACGTCAAAGCAAATCGCCTGGTGCCGCAGGGCGTAGAGACGCTGTCGGACCTTCTCTTGGGGCATCGACCGGAGGGCagggagccgcgcgagctgcctCGCGACACGGGAGTAccgccgctgaagaagaTTTTTTTCCTCTGCACTCAGCGTCGCCAGGAATTCTGCAGGCACAGAGCAGAGAGTCGActcgcacgcgccgcaggcgaggtgGGCGACGTCGGGGCGAGGGCAGGATGCTGACTCGCACACACCGTTCACTCCTCAGCGCGAAAGAGAGTTGACGAACTTCGCAGTTCCATGGAGACACACTGCGGCACGAACCTCACACAGGAGCACACATCCTACTAGGGACTCTGTCGAACGCAGAGGGCCTCaactcctccccccccgccccccacATGCGCGCGTCACTCGAGCCCGACCTCGCCCCtgcccgctgcctcgctccgccCGGCACTTGCACCCTTCTTCCGAGATCGCGAGCCGTCACCCTTTCCCCTGTACTCGCCGCTGGACGAGACACGAAGCCGCGACTCGAGATCCTACCCTCTGCTTGTTTCTGCTCGGTGAATCGCttgcaggccgccgcctgctggggaagagaaggcgcctcGAGGGTGCCCGCCAGCGAGAACGAAGGCCACATACCCAGGAAGAGGTCGTTCTTCTGGGCCGCcctcgtctcttctccgtcctcctTCCCGGCGCAttcccgcgcctctgcagttgTCTCCGACGCGCCTTCAGCTTCTCCTGAAGCgacccgcgaggcggcgccaaCCTCGTCCtcaggaggcgacgccgcgtcggcctgcgcgccgcggtaacactgcgccgacgcctcgctctccttctgCGGAGTGAAGACCCCTGGAgtcccgccgccgtcctgcCGCTTCagagcgggcgaggcgaacgagaggagagacgctTGAGAAGCGTCGCAGACGAAACTCGACCGCGAGCAGCCGGAAGGAACATCGAGAGAAGCGCTCGCAGtgggaggcgacgctgccgaGGATGGTGGCGGAGGACGAGATGGAGACGAATCACGAGGAATGGACGAACTAGCAGCGGAGCCTTGGAAATTGAGACACACGCTGTCGTCCGCCGCTTGCCTCGGGTCTGcacgctgcctcgcagcccACTCGGCTATAGGGACGAcggacgccgcagcgtccAGTGCCATGTCTACCTCTCTGTCTATCTCGCCTTCCACGCGTGCGCcacgcgcactctcctcctccgTTTGTGCCTCCTCTGGATAGGCCTGCGGGTGTCTGCCTTCCGAGGCGGGGGTTCCGCGTCGGACGCACTGGCTCGCTCCGAGTTCGTCTGTCTGCTGATCTTCAACTGTgaacgccgctgcggccgcttcctcctcgccagcgcgccggctgACCGCGCgtccggcggcctcggcggcgtcttccaTGTCGactttcctctgcgtcggcgtgtCGAGTTGTGCGGCAGACTGGCCGCTATGTGCAGACTGACAGAGGAGGACACTACGCGCGGCAGGACGCGACGAGACAACGACGCAAAAACAGGGGAGGTAACGACCTCGAGGCAAATCTCAGCGCTGCGCTCTGCGAGTGTTTTCCAACGGGCGGATGGAACACACAGAAAGACTCGGATGATGTCGTAACCGCTGACGCGGCCTTGGGGCGGCTCTTGCCAAGCACCCTGTAGACAGCGCCCGTGGCAGGTTgttcgcagccggcggcctgTCTCGACGACACCAGCATGCAGATCGTGGACGAACTCGTCGTCTCAGGCCGCGTGTTGTTTCCAGTCCTGACAGAATTAAAAAGTATCAGATCCATGCGGAGAGCCAGCACCAGGGAACGGcccgcgagaaggaagaagctgGAGGGCGGTGGCTGGCAGGAACGACCGCGCTGCCGGGAGCCGAGTCAGACGTCCATTTCGAGACAGGAAACTTGTACGCTCCAAAGACACACGCTTGATCCATTATGTATCCGACTAAACCGGAAGTGCAACTGGCAAGCACAGTGAGAAAGCGAAGCGGGACCCGTAGCGACCTGGATTTCTTCATCAGCTCCACCACGATGCGCGCAACTTTTCTCCATGAAGTGGACGACTATCCATTTGCAGTGTAGGGCAGCACACCCAGAAGAAGACGCTCTGCGTGtcggcaggcgtcgccgacgagggcgcgagtAGAAAAAAAGACTTTTGCGGTCACCCTGCGCAGTTTATGCAAGCAACTGGAAGA from Besnoitia besnoiti strain Bb-Ger1 chromosome XIII, whole genome shotgun sequence includes these protein-coding regions:
- a CDS encoding hypothetical protein (encoded by transcript BESB_030730) → MGALGSLYAPFLGLGLLSIVLAYAYVSAETDTSKIPEKNLSGSRPLSIFDNADRRKASRVQDVADLETDETSSPETHTVLESFLETSEHTRKSQRHSSSSDETEQESDTSRHIPATAPTYIPKVIPSGPPPPMPPSPSDPEASQDDFYYDPATEYAKARVKYRDTQIIKDKEEFDFIVVGCGCTGCPLASYLALKGEGRRVLVLERGLERTFEQTPMAMTVYGHGVAAADPTLAQVYNTRNGVRTHVATVMGGGTAIDLAIYVEETESYFNYMNKRFPAYKFHWPTIQRAYRYARRIIARRMPYDNYFGLRYQQALQSRGYKPIGGTIPADYSTSLQMDRVWSSYSLFDVNDGGFRRTTDVFIDELPEEAKRNVVVRTKHNVEWVEFDLDQIPPRAKCVVYRPTAYDDIKPQGTSFASSLPSSSAHWGPWIGTFLAPKTVLIQSGEVDPKDFFLKKEAKFFRKVCLTDRQGSQIILSAGAINTAVILFKSGIGPIPQLKKIKAPVIVEHPYLGQRFSDRVFIPVSAFSKHYADELTPVPFAPIRRLSNLDPLASKATTPRVWGRRDKNAANKGEPDGNRRNEDAKSGSRKERRHNKGALATLSGQSNVADEAEKESARAGVVRTEGGISALALAETEERLPPAATESDAEDTTTGTTPARIFLADLQKPIPPELSGKYLDVYLPEKGELDPPRVCQGMGIKRGGPPHGCDKENYSIGRRTLSCSLMVAEEMSGGRAQEGIIYASRFIFPPLFRNDPLVDVIFEILQSCSEYRAPFGVAAFKPMCAIVAPIVKCFRKSLATFYFTAEPKSRGTVRLSANGMVDINGNYLKDEHDLFDAVRGVSNLITAMNGDAYRGVLQPAGSFSCPVTVLNGLLDLILTVASTTSLFVTKPGNLPLIQKYLQDLLPTTSRRLRRLVAIGEDVKPRRLETTDLGDFEEPGDYHQDGMNEPNTFIMEDYSEHVITDVDEKKMEELGIKRKLEEAGFDFEEYRKHLDPSAEEDKDSVISETANWFVSRRLQQQMEEDLHLTEEEKQTARRLMDLQRERDGQTGVPSGLPADIEREDTASTAPAFELSADELAEAKAACRKPCSEEGNESCAAADVCCAAFNNTLCIRTEETVALERRLREELSQKNGATTSAPSRQARRVDEGYSAEKTAVQPEMFLGALPSGLPELLNFTPSPQKSPPHPLLYDKPPPHDFPTYLNPAKPDGFPDSSMFPVAPPPGTPPLDILPTPNKQWAATYPPRLPNPYKPKELAKYALTYMSSVWHHCNTTPMGEVVNTDFEVIGTRGLSVIDASVMNQLTRLNPLATLIMFGIYGAMKKLKKAGVRDVMPPAHPEY
- a CDS encoding hypothetical protein (encoded by transcript BESB_030740); translation: MEDAAEAAGRAVSRRAGEEEAAAAAFTVEDQQTDELGASQCVRRGTPASEGRHPQAYPEEAQTEEESARGARVEGEIDREVDMALDAAASVVPIAEWAARQRADPRQAADDSVCLNFQGSAASSSIPRDSSPSRPPPPSSAASPPTASASLDVPSGCSRSSFVCDASQASLLSFASPALKRQDGGGTPGVFTPQKESEASAQCYRGAQADAASPPEDEVGAASRVASGEAEGASETTAEARECAGKEDGEETRAAQKNDLFLGMWPSFSLAGTLEAPSLPQQAAACKRFTEQKQAEEFLATLSAEEKNLLQRRYSRVARQLARLPALRSMPQEKFRSFALKDEKAREDYVELWKEQEKQLRALQPHDIVFANLHARLKELYPERSDVALYDMCRRVCAHAKKEGRKDVLGPLRGALSHARFALAREHRKARSFETGDAGDARRNDSE